A window of the Catenulispora sp. GP43 genome harbors these coding sequences:
- a CDS encoding DUF721 domain-containing protein, giving the protein MNPQPVDNGSEGSGVDLARAALAAARARGKDNGAGWSGNRRRNNNPGQRSGSGPDERDPQLLSSAIPRMIEDRGWSVPAAVGGVMGRWGEIVGSHISAHCRPVEFNDGVLTIRTDSAAWATELRMMAPQLLAKLNAELGTSRAAHGGREAAGAIGHLKVVGPGGR; this is encoded by the coding sequence GTGAATCCACAGCCTGTGGACAACGGATCCGAGGGCTCGGGCGTGGACCTGGCCCGCGCCGCGCTGGCCGCGGCCCGGGCCCGGGGCAAGGACAACGGCGCGGGGTGGAGCGGCAACCGCCGGCGTAACAACAACCCGGGCCAGCGCTCGGGATCGGGCCCCGACGAACGCGATCCGCAGCTGCTGTCCTCGGCGATCCCCAGGATGATCGAGGACCGCGGCTGGAGCGTGCCGGCGGCGGTCGGCGGCGTCATGGGCCGCTGGGGCGAGATCGTGGGCAGCCACATCTCGGCGCACTGCCGGCCGGTGGAGTTCAACGACGGCGTCCTCACCATCCGCACCGATTCCGCGGCCTGGGCCACCGAACTGCGGATGATGGCCCCGCAGCTGCTGGCGAAACTCAACGCCGAGCTGGGGACCTCCCGCGCGGCCCACGGCGGCCGCGAAGCCGCCGGCGCCATCGGGCACCTGAAAGTGGTCGGCCCCGGCGGGCGATGA
- the recF gene encoding DNA replication/repair protein RecF, translated as MRVTHLSLADFRSYASLEIALEGGVTAFVGPNGQGKTNLVEAIGYIATLDSHRVATDQPLVRFGAPRAIVRANVEREGRTQLVEIELNPGGANRARLNRNPVPRPREVLGVLRTVLFAPEDLALVKGDPGERRRFLDELLVARWPRYAGVRADYDRVLKQRNTLLRTAAMARRNKTSGPNMSTLDAWDHHLALAGAELVAARLALISTLSPLVDKCYVEIAEGGATRIGYRSTVSPEPDPAVAVLTEQFLTALGEARANELERGITLVGPHRDEMLLELTSASGEHMPARGYASHGESWSYALALRLAAYDLLRSDGSDGGEPVLILDDVFAELDAKRRRRLAERVSGADQVLITAAVDADVPEQLIGQKFTVAGGQVSAA; from the coding sequence TTGCGGGTCACGCATCTGTCGCTGGCGGACTTCCGCTCGTACGCCTCCCTCGAGATCGCGCTCGAGGGAGGCGTCACGGCGTTCGTCGGCCCCAACGGGCAGGGGAAGACCAACCTGGTCGAGGCGATCGGCTACATCGCCACCCTCGACAGCCACCGCGTGGCCACCGACCAGCCGCTCGTGCGCTTCGGCGCGCCGCGCGCCATAGTGCGCGCGAACGTGGAGCGCGAAGGCCGTACACAGCTTGTGGAAATCGAGCTGAACCCGGGCGGGGCGAACCGGGCGCGGCTCAACCGCAATCCGGTCCCGCGCCCGCGCGAGGTCCTCGGTGTGCTGCGGACCGTGCTGTTCGCGCCGGAAGATCTGGCGCTGGTGAAGGGCGATCCCGGGGAGCGCCGGCGGTTCCTGGACGAACTGCTCGTCGCGCGCTGGCCGCGCTACGCCGGGGTCCGTGCCGACTACGACAGAGTGCTGAAGCAGCGCAACACCTTGCTGCGCACGGCCGCGATGGCCCGGCGTAACAAGACCTCCGGCCCCAACATGTCCACCCTCGACGCCTGGGACCACCACCTGGCGCTGGCCGGCGCCGAACTGGTCGCCGCGCGGCTGGCGCTGATCTCGACGTTGTCCCCCCTTGTGGACAAGTGTTACGTCGAGATCGCCGAGGGTGGGGCGACCCGCATCGGCTACCGCTCGACGGTCTCCCCGGAGCCCGATCCGGCCGTCGCCGTCCTCACGGAACAGTTCCTGACGGCTCTGGGCGAGGCCCGCGCTAACGAATTGGAGCGCGGCATCACCCTGGTCGGCCCGCACCGCGACGAAATGCTGCTGGAGCTGACCTCGGCGTCCGGCGAGCACATGCCGGCCCGCGGCTACGCCAGCCACGGCGAATCCTGGTCGTACGCGCTGGCATTACGTTTGGCCGCCTACGACCTGCTGCGCTCGGACGGATCCGACGGCGGCGAGCCGGTCCTGATCCTGGACGACGTCTTCGCCGAACTCGACGCCAAGCGCCGCCGCCGGCTGGCCGAGCGTGTGTCCGGCGCCGACCAGGTGCTCATCACCGCCGCCGTGGACGCCGACGTCCCCGAGCAGCTGATCGGCCAGAAGTTCACAGTGGCCGGCGGGCAGGTGAGTGCGGCGTGA
- the gnd gene encoding phosphogluconate dehydrogenase (NAD(+)-dependent, decarboxylating) has product MEIGLVGLGKMGGNMRERIRRAGHTVVGYDRDPKLADVGSLKELVQTLAAPRVIWIMVPAGEATDATVNELADLLHTGDLVIDGGNSRWTEDIKHAELLKTKGVGFVDAGVSGGVWGLQNGYALMVGGDEADIARVQPVFDALKPDGDSGFVHAGAVGAGHFSKMVHNGIEYGMMQSFAEGWELLEAAPQVTNVREVFRSWQEGTVIRSWLLDLLVRALDDDEHLAGIRGYADDSGEGRWTVEAGIDMAVPTPAITASLYARFTSRQEDSPQMKAVAALRNQFGGHAVQKES; this is encoded by the coding sequence ATGGAGATCGGTCTTGTCGGCCTGGGCAAGATGGGCGGCAACATGCGCGAGCGCATCCGCCGCGCCGGACACACCGTCGTCGGCTACGACCGCGACCCCAAGCTGGCCGACGTCGGCTCGCTGAAGGAGCTGGTCCAGACGCTGGCCGCGCCGCGGGTGATCTGGATCATGGTCCCGGCCGGTGAGGCCACCGACGCCACGGTGAACGAGCTGGCCGATCTGCTGCACACCGGCGACCTGGTGATCGACGGCGGCAACTCGCGCTGGACCGAGGACATCAAGCACGCCGAACTGCTGAAGACCAAGGGCGTCGGCTTCGTCGACGCCGGCGTCTCCGGCGGTGTCTGGGGCCTGCAGAACGGCTACGCCCTGATGGTCGGCGGCGACGAGGCCGACATCGCCCGCGTGCAGCCGGTCTTCGACGCGCTCAAGCCCGATGGCGACAGCGGCTTCGTGCACGCCGGCGCGGTCGGCGCGGGCCACTTCTCCAAGATGGTCCACAACGGCATCGAGTACGGCATGATGCAGTCCTTCGCCGAGGGCTGGGAGCTGCTGGAGGCCGCCCCGCAGGTGACCAACGTGCGCGAGGTGTTCCGCTCCTGGCAGGAGGGCACCGTCATCCGCTCCTGGCTGCTGGACCTGCTGGTCCGCGCCCTGGACGACGACGAGCACCTGGCCGGCATCCGCGGCTACGCCGACGACTCCGGCGAGGGCCGCTGGACCGTGGAGGCCGGTATCGACATGGCCGTGCCGACCCCGGCGATCACCGCCTCGCTGTACGCGCGCTTCACCTCGCGCCAGGAGGACTCGCCGCAGATGAAGGCGGTCGCGGCGCTGCGCAATCAGTTCGGCGGACACGCCGTGCAGAAGGAGAGTTAG
- the dnaN gene encoding DNA polymerase III subunit beta — protein MKFRVERDVLSEAVAWTARSLPSRPAAPVLAGLVFEAAEGDGGDNGSVTLSGFDYEVSSRAQISADVTEPGRILIHGKLLADIAKSLPNRPVEFSTEGSKVLVSCGSSRFTLQTLPVEDYPALPTMPTATGAVTASGLAGAVSQVAIAAGRDDTIPMLTGIRVEIEGEKITLVATDRFRLAVRELQWKPEQDDMSATALIPSKVLSDTAKALTGGDWVSLALSGGDAGEGLIGFESGEGASSGAKGSRRMTSRLLSGEFVKYRSLFPNEYNITATVETGPFLEAAKRVSLVADRTSPIKLAFTQGEVTLEAGAGDEAQASEAMDAVLDGEDISVSFNPAFLLDGLQVIDTQYAQLSFTVASKPAVLMGRPALDAPAQEEFRYLMMPLRVPGQSAG, from the coding sequence GTGAAGTTCCGGGTCGAACGCGACGTCCTTTCCGAGGCCGTGGCATGGACCGCGCGGTCCCTGCCCAGCCGTCCGGCCGCCCCGGTCCTGGCCGGCCTGGTCTTCGAGGCCGCCGAAGGCGACGGCGGGGACAACGGCTCGGTCACTTTGTCCGGGTTCGACTACGAGGTCTCCTCGCGGGCCCAGATCAGCGCCGACGTCACCGAGCCCGGCCGGATCCTGATCCACGGCAAGCTGCTCGCCGACATCGCCAAGTCGCTGCCGAACCGCCCCGTGGAGTTCTCCACCGAGGGCTCGAAGGTTCTCGTCAGCTGTGGATCCAGCCGCTTCACGCTGCAGACGCTGCCCGTCGAGGACTACCCGGCGCTGCCCACCATGCCGACCGCCACCGGCGCGGTCACCGCCTCCGGGCTGGCCGGCGCGGTCTCCCAGGTGGCCATCGCCGCCGGGCGCGACGACACCATCCCGATGCTCACCGGCATCCGCGTGGAGATCGAGGGCGAGAAGATCACCCTGGTCGCCACCGACCGCTTCCGGCTGGCCGTGCGCGAGCTCCAGTGGAAGCCGGAGCAGGACGACATGTCGGCGACCGCCCTGATCCCCTCCAAAGTCCTGTCGGACACCGCGAAGGCGCTCACCGGGGGCGACTGGGTCTCCCTGGCGCTGTCCGGCGGCGACGCCGGCGAGGGGCTCATCGGCTTCGAGTCCGGCGAGGGTGCCTCCAGCGGGGCCAAGGGCTCCCGGCGGATGACCTCGCGGCTGCTGTCCGGCGAGTTCGTGAAGTACCGCTCGCTGTTCCCGAACGAGTACAACATCACCGCGACCGTCGAGACCGGGCCGTTCCTGGAGGCCGCCAAGCGCGTGTCCCTGGTGGCCGACCGGACCTCGCCGATCAAGCTGGCCTTCACTCAGGGCGAGGTGACCCTGGAGGCCGGCGCGGGCGACGAGGCGCAGGCCTCCGAGGCCATGGACGCGGTCCTGGACGGCGAGGACATCTCCGTCTCGTTCAACCCCGCCTTCCTGCTCGACGGCCTGCAGGTGATCGACACCCAGTACGCGCAGCTGTCGTTCACGGTCGCCTCCAAGCCCGCGGTCCTCATGGGCCGCCCGGCCCTGGACGCCCCGGCGCAGGAGGAATTCCGTTACCTGATGATGCCGCTGCGTGTCCCCGGTCAGTCCGCGGGCTGA
- the dnaA gene encoding chromosomal replication initiator protein DnaA, which translates to MSDPQGYTPVPHPMAAPADAIALWSQFRARVESDGSLTKSEQAFLMIPEAKTVIGDTIVLAVPDDFSKNYLEQRLEPMLTTHLAAMFGPDIKFSLFVDKAMENTPAPAPSAAPVIQQLAPPPAHWTPPPPAPLSGIEQAAPAAFHSEPPAFAAELPRPSIGGVALPPPRISEPPAEENDPIAATLSLSTGRPGARSSTPDDGAKAQQAKLNEKYVFETFVIGSSNRFAHAAAVAVAEAPAKAYNPLFIYGDSGLGKTHLLHAIGHYARNLYPGTRVRYVSTEEFTNDFINAIRDGAGNHLRKRYRDVDILMVDDIQFLENKEGTQEEFFHTFNTLHNASKQIVISSDRPPKQLNTLEDRLRSRFEWGLITDIQPPELETRIAILRKKAQQEGLNAPPEVLEFIASKISTNIRELEGALIRVTAFASLNRAPVDLSLAEDVLKNLMPDAAGPEITVSTIMAQTAMYFGITMEDLCGTSRSRILVTARQIAMYLCRELTDLSLPKIGQAFGGRDHTTVMHADRKIRSLLPERRAIFNQVTELTNRIKQSG; encoded by the coding sequence GTGTCCGACCCGCAAGGCTACACCCCGGTACCGCACCCGATGGCCGCGCCCGCCGACGCGATCGCGCTGTGGTCGCAGTTCCGCGCCCGCGTCGAGTCGGACGGCTCCCTGACCAAGAGCGAACAGGCCTTCCTGATGATCCCGGAGGCCAAGACCGTGATCGGCGACACGATCGTGCTCGCGGTACCGGACGACTTCTCCAAGAACTACCTGGAGCAGCGGCTCGAGCCGATGCTCACCACCCATCTGGCCGCCATGTTCGGCCCGGACATCAAGTTCAGCCTGTTCGTCGACAAGGCGATGGAGAACACCCCCGCCCCGGCCCCGTCGGCCGCCCCGGTCATCCAGCAGCTCGCGCCGCCCCCGGCGCACTGGACCCCGCCGCCGCCGGCGCCCCTGTCCGGGATCGAGCAGGCCGCCCCGGCCGCTTTCCACAGCGAACCGCCGGCGTTCGCCGCCGAGCTGCCCCGGCCCTCGATCGGCGGCGTGGCGCTGCCCCCGCCACGCATCTCCGAGCCGCCGGCCGAGGAGAACGACCCGATAGCGGCCACCCTGTCGCTGTCCACCGGCAGACCCGGTGCGCGCTCGTCCACGCCCGACGACGGCGCCAAGGCCCAGCAGGCCAAACTCAATGAGAAGTACGTCTTCGAGACGTTCGTCATCGGCTCCAGCAACCGGTTCGCGCACGCCGCGGCGGTCGCCGTCGCCGAGGCCCCGGCCAAGGCCTACAACCCGCTGTTCATCTACGGCGACTCCGGCCTGGGCAAGACCCACCTGCTCCACGCGATCGGCCACTACGCGCGCAACCTGTACCCGGGGACCCGCGTGCGCTACGTGTCCACCGAGGAGTTCACCAACGACTTCATCAACGCGATCCGCGACGGCGCCGGCAACCACCTGCGCAAGCGCTACCGCGACGTCGACATCCTGATGGTCGACGACATCCAGTTCCTGGAGAACAAGGAGGGGACGCAGGAGGAGTTCTTCCACACCTTCAACACCCTCCACAACGCCTCGAAGCAGATCGTCATCTCCAGCGACCGGCCGCCCAAGCAGCTGAACACCCTGGAGGACCGGCTCCGCTCGCGCTTCGAGTGGGGCCTGATCACCGACATCCAGCCGCCCGAGCTCGAGACCCGGATCGCGATCCTGCGCAAGAAGGCCCAGCAGGAGGGTCTCAACGCGCCGCCGGAAGTGCTGGAGTTCATCGCCTCCAAGATCTCCACCAACATCCGCGAACTCGAGGGCGCGCTGATCCGAGTCACCGCGTTCGCCTCACTGAACCGGGCCCCTGTCGACTTGTCGCTGGCCGAGGACGTCCTGAAGAACCTGATGCCGGACGCGGCCGGTCCGGAGATCACCGTCTCGACGATCATGGCGCAGACCGCGATGTACTTCGGGATCACCATGGAGGACCTCTGCGGGACTTCCCGCAGCCGCATCCTGGTGACCGCCCGGCAGATCGCCATGTATCTGTGCCGGGAGCTCACCGACCTTTCACTGCCCAAGATCGGGCAGGCCTTCGGCGGCCGGGACCACACCACGGTGATGCACGCCGACCGCAAGATCCGCTCGCTGCTGCCGGAGCGCCGGGCCATCTTCAACCAGGTCACCGAGCTCACCAACCGGATCAAACAGTCAGGCTGA
- the rpmH gene encoding 50S ribosomal protein L34 — MSKRTFQPNNRRRAKTHGFRLRMRTRAGRAILANRRAKGRSELSA, encoded by the coding sequence GTGAGCAAGCGCACCTTCCAGCCGAACAACCGCCGCCGTGCCAAGACCCACGGCTTCCGTCTGCGCATGCGGACCCGCGCCGGCCGCGCGATCCTGGCCAACCGTCGTGCCAAGGGCCGTAGCGAGCTGTCGGCCTGA
- the rnpA gene encoding ribonuclease P protein component, which translates to MLSSAHRMRRSADFGAAVRGGRRAGRTTLVAHLAVPSDPPPAADAAVLAGFVVSKAVGPAVVRTAVKRRLRHLVRSRLDLLPPGSRLVIRALPPAAAADSATLGADLDSALRKLLR; encoded by the coding sequence GTGCTCTCCTCCGCGCACCGCATGCGGAGGTCGGCGGACTTCGGTGCGGCCGTGCGCGGCGGCCGGAGGGCCGGCCGGACCACGCTCGTCGCGCACCTGGCAGTCCCCTCGGACCCGCCGCCTGCGGCTGACGCCGCCGTGCTGGCGGGCTTCGTCGTGAGCAAGGCCGTGGGCCCGGCCGTGGTGCGGACGGCGGTCAAGCGACGCCTGCGGCACCTGGTCCGGTCCCGGCTGGACCTGCTGCCCCCGGGCTCGCGCCTGGTGATCCGGGCCCTGCCGCCGGCGGCCGCGGCGGATTCGGCCACCCTTGGCGCCGACCTGGATTCGGCCCTGCGGAAGCTGTTGCGATGA
- the yidD gene encoding membrane protein insertion efficiency factor YidD, which translates to MKYVLMGLIRLYQIVLSPVVNWRGPVCKFEPSCSHYGYEAVKTHGAIRGGGMTVWRVLRCNPWSSGGYDPVRPKEPGRPGGGEKDHEARNLSVTETSSPGEDTQTSDRTEMVGMPTKSARPAVRLDLMSSRGARS; encoded by the coding sequence ATGAAGTACGTGTTGATGGGCCTGATCCGGCTCTACCAGATCGTCCTGAGCCCGGTGGTGAACTGGCGGGGCCCGGTGTGCAAGTTCGAGCCGTCGTGCTCGCACTACGGCTACGAGGCCGTGAAGACGCACGGGGCGATCAGGGGCGGCGGCATGACCGTCTGGCGGGTGCTGCGCTGCAACCCGTGGAGCTCGGGCGGATACGATCCAGTCAGGCCCAAGGAGCCCGGGCGGCCCGGGGGCGGCGAAAAAGATCACGAGGCGCGGAACCTCTCGGTGACCGAGACGAGTTCCCCTGGTGAAGACACACAGACTTCCGACCGGACTGAAATGGTCGGTATGCCCACCAAGTCGGCCCGTCCCGCGGTCCGGCTCGACCTGATGTCCAGCCGAGGAGCTCGATCGTGA
- the yidC gene encoding membrane protein insertase YidC, producing the protein MIDTILSPIIWATSFVLMLWHRAFGAIFGSDSSASWVLAILFLTITIRAAMIPLFRKQIKSMQNMQRLQPQIQALQKKYKLDKQKLQQEMMKLYKDNGTSPFASCMPILLQTPFFMGLYRVLSHVAAGNAVGALSKADAYSAQHANFLGAPLSLSFLHHTPSQMAAVGITSVTNLQIVAVIMAVIYATSQFLTQRMMMAKNTNLDNSVPNPMMQSQKIMLYVMPFGMLFFSLNVQIGVVLYLMTTNVWTIGQQFYTLRNSPMPGSQAEKEMLARRKAKEERKREELVAKNPEAAKELAAANGSPTQDKVPASRQRQQPVRTTRSKRKK; encoded by the coding sequence GTGATCGACACAATCCTCTCCCCGATCATCTGGGCCACCAGCTTCGTGCTGATGCTGTGGCACCGGGCGTTCGGGGCGATTTTCGGCAGCGACTCCTCGGCGTCCTGGGTGCTGGCGATCCTCTTCCTGACGATCACCATCCGTGCCGCGATGATTCCGCTGTTCCGCAAGCAGATCAAGTCGATGCAGAACATGCAGCGACTCCAGCCGCAGATCCAGGCGCTGCAGAAGAAGTACAAGCTCGACAAGCAGAAGCTTCAGCAGGAGATGATGAAGCTGTACAAGGACAACGGGACCTCCCCGTTCGCCTCGTGCATGCCGATCCTGCTGCAGACGCCGTTCTTCATGGGCCTGTACCGCGTGCTCAGCCACGTGGCCGCCGGCAACGCGGTCGGCGCGCTGTCCAAGGCCGACGCCTACAGCGCCCAGCACGCGAACTTCCTCGGTGCGCCGCTGTCGCTGAGTTTCCTGCACCACACGCCGTCCCAGATGGCCGCGGTCGGCATCACCTCGGTGACCAACCTGCAGATCGTCGCGGTCATCATGGCGGTCATCTACGCCACGTCGCAGTTCCTGACGCAGCGCATGATGATGGCCAAGAACACCAACTTGGACAACAGCGTCCCGAACCCGATGATGCAGAGCCAGAAGATCATGCTCTACGTCATGCCGTTCGGCATGCTGTTCTTCAGCCTGAACGTCCAGATCGGTGTCGTGCTGTACCTGATGACCACGAACGTGTGGACGATCGGCCAGCAGTTCTACACTCTGCGCAATTCCCCGATGCCCGGCAGCCAGGCGGAGAAGGAGATGCTCGCCCGCCGCAAGGCCAAGGAGGAGCGCAAGCGCGAGGAGCTCGTCGCGAAGAACCCGGAGGCCGCCAAGGAACTGGCCGCCGCCAACGGCTCCCCCACCCAGGACAAGGTGCCGGCCTCCAGGCAGCGTCAACAGCCGGTCCGCACCACTCGTAGCAAGCGCAAGAAGTAG
- a CDS encoding protein jag: MSDTTAVTEAEASEQVDAEQETAGERAEKSAERAPESAAERIARLEREGDIAADYLEGLLDIADLDGDIDMDVEGDRASVSIVGGKLSHLVGSEGEVLDALQELTRLAVLRETGERSRLMLDIDGHRATRRSELTRIGTEAARKVAETGEPVKLSAMSPFERKVVHDAVAAAGLRSESEGEEPNRCVVVLPV; the protein is encoded by the coding sequence ATGAGCGACACCACCGCGGTGACCGAGGCCGAGGCCTCCGAGCAGGTCGACGCCGAGCAGGAGACGGCCGGCGAGCGCGCCGAGAAGTCTGCCGAGCGCGCTCCGGAATCCGCCGCCGAGCGGATCGCCCGCCTGGAGCGCGAGGGCGACATCGCCGCCGACTACCTGGAGGGCCTGCTCGACATCGCCGACCTGGACGGCGACATCGACATGGACGTCGAGGGCGATCGGGCCTCGGTCTCCATCGTCGGCGGCAAGCTGTCCCACCTGGTGGGCTCCGAGGGCGAGGTGCTCGACGCGCTGCAGGAGCTGACCCGGCTGGCGGTGCTCCGGGAGACCGGCGAGCGCTCGCGGCTGATGCTGGACATCGACGGCCACCGCGCCACCCGCCGCTCCGAGCTCACCCGGATCGGCACCGAGGCGGCGCGCAAGGTCGCCGAGACCGGCGAGCCGGTGAAGCTGTCGGCGATGTCGCCCTTCGAGCGCAAGGTCGTGCACGACGCGGTGGCGGCGGCCGGACTGCGCAGCGAGTCGGAGGGCGAGGAGCCGAACCGCTGTGTCGTGGTGCTTCCGGTCTGA
- the rsmG gene encoding 16S rRNA (guanine(527)-N(7))-methyltransferase RsmG, with the protein MRTSSPDPASPGGEPTDLVLGPVPEAVVSVFGDRAADATRYAEILAGPGVTRGLLGPREVPRLWERHILNCAVVGGLLPTDIQICDVGSGAGLPGIVLALARPDLSVTLLEPLLRRTLFLDEVIDLLGLDNVRVLRGRAEEFAGKERFDVVTSRAVAPLDRLAGWSLPLLRSGGEMVALKGGSAEAELAESADLLAKLGATRWSVETVGAGIVEPPTTVIRVGIEQEIQVRGPKKQRPRNRRPGR; encoded by the coding sequence ATGCGAACTTCTTCGCCCGACCCCGCTTCCCCCGGCGGCGAGCCGACCGATCTGGTCCTGGGCCCCGTTCCGGAGGCGGTGGTCTCCGTTTTCGGCGACCGGGCGGCCGACGCCACCCGGTACGCCGAGATCCTGGCCGGCCCCGGTGTGACCCGAGGGCTCCTGGGCCCTCGGGAGGTGCCGCGGCTGTGGGAGCGGCACATCCTGAACTGCGCGGTGGTCGGCGGTCTGCTGCCCACCGACATCCAGATCTGTGACGTCGGCTCCGGAGCCGGGCTTCCCGGCATCGTCCTGGCCCTGGCACGCCCGGACCTGTCGGTGACCCTCCTGGAGCCGCTGCTGCGCCGTACTCTGTTCCTGGACGAGGTGATCGACCTCCTGGGCCTGGACAACGTGCGGGTATTGCGCGGCCGGGCCGAGGAGTTCGCCGGCAAGGAGCGGTTCGACGTGGTCACCTCCCGGGCCGTGGCGCCGCTGGACCGGCTGGCCGGCTGGTCGCTGCCGCTGCTGCGTTCCGGGGGCGAGATGGTGGCGCTCAAGGGCGGCTCGGCCGAGGCCGAACTCGCCGAGAGCGCGGATCTGCTCGCCAAGCTCGGCGCCACCCGGTGGAGTGTGGAGACGGTCGGGGCCGGGATCGTGGAGCCGCCGACGACGGTGATCCGGGTCGGGATCGAGCAGGAGATCCAGGTGCGCGGGCCGAAGAAGCAGCGGCCGCGGAACCGGCGCCCCGGACGCTGA
- a CDS encoding ParA family protein gives MHMPSSSVPAQGPSVSDDSDTPIARQAAAAIEALSGVTRLPRPDKTRVLVVANQKGGVGKTTTTVNLAASLAQAGADVLVIDLDPQGNASTALSVEHHADVPSVYDVLIERYTMDEVVQQVPEIPHLYCCPATIDLAGAEIELVSMVARESRLSKALSGYQKKMDYILIDCPPSLGLLTVNAMVAGAEVLIPIQCEYYALEGLSQLLHNIELIRGHLNPDLHVSTILLTMYDSRTRLSTEVAEQVRTHFPNEVLSSAIPRSVRVSEAPSYGQTVMTWDPVSTGAIAYRDAAREIAERGASRIAMDGMNDFRADIEYGGASLHSGGQ, from the coding sequence ATGCACATGCCGTCTTCTTCCGTTCCCGCCCAGGGGCCGTCCGTCTCCGACGACTCGGACACCCCGATTGCCCGCCAAGCCGCCGCCGCGATAGAAGCGCTCTCCGGAGTGACCCGACTCCCCCGACCGGACAAGACCCGCGTCCTGGTCGTCGCCAACCAGAAGGGCGGCGTCGGCAAGACCACGACCACGGTCAACCTGGCCGCCTCGCTCGCCCAGGCCGGCGCCGACGTGCTGGTGATCGACCTGGACCCGCAGGGCAACGCCTCCACCGCGCTGTCGGTCGAACACCACGCCGACGTGCCCTCGGTCTACGACGTCCTCATCGAGCGCTACACGATGGACGAGGTCGTGCAGCAGGTGCCCGAGATCCCCCACCTCTACTGCTGCCCGGCGACCATCGACCTGGCCGGCGCGGAGATCGAACTGGTCTCGATGGTGGCCCGGGAGAGCCGGCTGTCCAAGGCGCTGTCCGGCTACCAGAAGAAGATGGACTACATCCTCATCGACTGCCCGCCGTCGCTGGGACTGCTGACGGTCAACGCGATGGTGGCCGGCGCCGAGGTGCTGATCCCGATCCAGTGCGAGTACTACGCGCTGGAGGGCCTGAGCCAGCTGCTGCACAACATCGAGCTGATCCGCGGGCACCTGAACCCCGACCTCCACGTGTCGACGATTCTGCTCACCATGTACGACTCCCGGACCCGGCTGTCGACCGAGGTGGCCGAGCAGGTGCGCACCCACTTCCCGAACGAGGTGCTGTCCTCGGCGATCCCGCGTTCGGTGCGGGTCTCCGAGGCGCCGTCGTACGGCCAGACCGTGATGACGTGGGACCCGGTCTCCACCGGGGCCATCGCCTACCGGGACGCGGCCCGGGAGATCGCTGAGCGCGGCGCGTCCCGCATCGCGATGGACGGCATGAACGATTTCCGGGCCGACATCGAGTACGGTGGGGCGTCCCTGCACAGCGGTGGGCAGTGA